One stretch of Euphorbia lathyris chromosome 7, ddEupLath1.1, whole genome shotgun sequence DNA includes these proteins:
- the LOC136234741 gene encoding G-type lectin S-receptor-like serine/threonine-protein kinase At5g35370, whose translation MPWQTNSNNPTKIISSSLLLFSSSLLFIQLSILHMKTFSVLSFSFLFYSLVSASSFTEFLFPNFTASNFLFIDNKGTFLLSRNETFKAAIFSPTGQDNFYLSVIHVASSTIIWSANRDAPISNSGEMDLTVEGIRISDHHGNTKWSTPPLRSSVKTLMLTEMGNLVLLDKTNTSLWESFQHPTDMIVIGQHLPQGAVLASAVSNVDLSTGDYRLSVTDSDAVLQWHGQIYWKLSMETNAFRNSDYVVDYMVLNRTGLFLLGLNGSAIVIQMSLLQPSDFSFVQLGSSGQFIITSFSGTKMEQEFVGPANGCQIPLACGKIGLCTMSSRPTCSCPVGFDGGSGSQKSSNCLPSDGLTLPSACNSTKNSSSQLNSSSISYIRLAYGMDYFAIDFSEPKRFSVNLSVCQDLCMVDCSCLGIFYENSTGSCYTLENELGSIISSTTDEDDLLGYIKVIAGSFSNVNKTSNEHQHLPLLSIVLLPITVFLLLVVFCFVLWRRWRRIVKKNEIKLGHRNSLSSGDLDAFFIPGLPQRFDYEELDLATDNFKTQVGSGGFGAVYKGILPDKSVVAVKKITNLGLQGKKDFCTEIAVIGSIHHVNLVKLRGFCAQGRQRLLVYEYMDRGSLEKTLFGSSPVLEWQERYEIALGTARGLAYLHAGCEQKIIHCDVKPENILLNSHFQVKLSDFGLSKLLSPEESSLFTTMRGTRGYLAPEWLTNSAISEKTDVYSFGMVLLELVSGRKNCSTRSQTHSIDNSNSGGGGHSSSSSTGSALAYFPLFALEMHELGRYLELADPRLERRVTTEEVEKLVLIALSCVHEEPTWRPNMVNIVGMLEGSIPLCQPRVESLNFLRFYGRRFTEASMIGEEDNDFVSFPLANKSNTSSDSHVCFSYISSQQISGPR comes from the exons AATTTCACTGCTTCAAACTTCCTCTTCATTGACAACAAAGGAACTTTCCTTCTCTCCCGCAATGAAACATTCAAAGCTGCTATCTTCAGTCCCACTGGACAGGACAACTTTTACTTATCTGTTATTCATGTTGCATCCAGTACTATCATATGGTCTGCTAATCGTGATGCTCCTATCTCGAATTCGGGTGAAATGGATCTAACGGTTGAAGGAATTCGAATTTCTGATCATCATGGCAACACCAAATGGTCAACTCCACCATTGAGATCTTCAGTTAAAACATTGATGTTAACTGAGATGGGTAATCTGGTTTTGCTAGACAAAACCAACACTTCTCTTTGGGAGAGCTTTCAGCATCCAACTGATATGATAGTAATTGGACAACACTTGCCTCAGGGAGCAGTGTTGGCTAGTGCTGTATCAAATGTTGACTTATCAACCGGTGATTACCGCCTTTCGGTTACGGATTCTGATGCTGTTTTACAATGGCATGGGCAGATATATTGGAAATTGTCAATGGAGACTAATGCTTTCAGGAACTCTGATTATGTTGTGGATTACATGGTTTTAAACAGAACAGGTCTCTTTCTTTTGGGTCTTAATGGTTCAGCAATTGTAATTCAAATGAGCTTGCTGCAGCCTTCTGATTTCAGCTTTGTGCAGTTGGGTTCTTCCGGCCAGTTTATTATCACTAGCTTTTCAG GTACTAAAATGGAACAGGAATTTGTGGGACCAGCAAATGGCTGCCAAATTCCACTTGCCTGTGGAAAAATTGGACTATGTACGATGTCCAGCAGACCAACTTGTTCATGTCCAGTAGGTTTCGATGGAGGTTCAGGTTCACAAAAATCAAGCAATTGCTTGCCAAGTGATGGCCTTACTTTGCCATCTGCTTGTAATTCAACAAAAAACAGCAGCAGTCAGTTGAATTCCTCTTCTATTTCATATATAAGGCTTGCTTATGGTATGGATTACTTTGCTATTGATTTCTCGGAACCGAAAAGGTTCAGCGTAAATTTATCTGTTTGTCAAGATCTATGCATGGTAGATTGTTCTTGCTTGGGAATTTTCTATGAAAATTCAACTGGATCTTGCTACACACTTGAAAATGAATTGGGTTCCATCATATCAAGCACAACAGATGAAGATGATTTATTAGGCTACATTAAAGTCATAGCTGGATCATTTTCTAATGTCAACAAAACTTCTAATGAACATCAACATCTTCCTCTTCTCAGTATAGTTCTGTTGCCTATAACCGTGTTCCTTCTCTTGGTTGTTTTTTGTTTCGTCTTgtggagaagatggaggagaatTGTGAAGAAGAATGAGATAAAATTAGGCCATAGAAACTCACTTTCATCTGGTGACTTGGATGCATTCTTCATACCAGGGTTACCTCAGCGTTTCGACTACGAAGAGTTAGATTTGGCTACCGATAACTTCAAAACTCAGGTTGGAAGTGGCGGATTCGGTGCTGTATACAAGGGGATACTGCCTGATAAATCAGTTGTAGCAGTAAAGAAGATAACCAATTTGGGATTGCAAGGGAAAAAAGATTTCTGCACTGAAATTGCAGTGATTGGAAGTATACACCATGTCAATCTAGTGAAGTTGAGAGGCTTTTGTGCTCAAGGAAGACAACGGCTCTTGGTTTACGAGTATATGGATCGTGGCTCGTTGGAGAAGACCCTATTTGGAAGTTCACCTGTGTTAGAATGGCAGGAGAGGTACGAGATAGCACTTGGAACTGCACGTGGGCTTGCATACTTGCACGCTGGATGCGAGCAAAAGATCATCCATTGCGACGTAAAACCAGAGAACATTCTTTTGAATAGCCATTTTCAGGTGAAGTTATCAGATTTTGGCCTCTCAAAGCTTCTAAGCCCTGAGGAGTCAAGTTTATTCACAACAATGAGAGGAACCCGCGGTTATCTAGCTCCGGAATGGCTCACTAACTCCGCAATCTCGGAGAAGACGGACGTTTATAGCTTCGGAATGGTGTTGCTTGAGCTTGTGAGCGGGAGGAAAAACTGCTCGACTCGATCACAAACCCACAGCATCGACAACAGCAACAGTGGTGGCGGTGGTcactcatcatcatcatcgaCAGGTTCAGCGCTCGCTTATTTTCCGTTGTTTGCATTGGAAATGCACGAGCTAGGGCGGTATTTGGAGCTAGCTGATCCGAGGCTAGAGAGGAGGGTAACAACAGAAGAGGTGGAGAAGTTAGTTCTTATTGCTCTAAGTTGTGTTCATGAAGAACCAACATGGAGGCCTAATATGGTTAACATTGTTGGAATGCTTGAAGGTAGTATTCCTTTGTGCCAGCCAAGAGTTGAATCTCTGAACTTTTTGCGGTTTTACGGGCGAAGATTTACAGAAGCTTCCATGATAGGGGAAGAAGACAATGACTTTGTCTCATTTCCTCTAGCAAATAAGTCTAATACAAGCAGTGACTCACATGTTTGTTTCTCCTACATCTCTTCGCAGCAAATCTCAGGGCCAAGATAA